Proteins encoded within one genomic window of Pongo pygmaeus isolate AG05252 chromosome 4, NHGRI_mPonPyg2-v2.0_pri, whole genome shotgun sequence:
- the GRK6 gene encoding G protein-coupled receptor kinase 6 isoform X4, with protein MGRRRGELLPGDWSNQVAVEIAKAKARNGGRCSSSLTSASAKSCGSALAEYEVTPDEKRKACGRRLMQNFLSHTGPDLIPEVPRQLVTNCTQRLEQGPCKDLFQELTRLTHEYLSVAPFADYLDSIYFNRFLQWKWLERQPVTKNTFRQYRVLGKGGFGEVCACQVRATGKMYACKKLEKKRIKKRKGEAMALNEKQILEKVNSRFVVSLAYAYETKDALCLVLTLMNGGDLKFHIYHMGQAGFPEARAVFYAAEICCGLEDLHRERIVYRDLKPENILLDDHGHIRISDLGLAVHVPEGQTIKGRVGTVGYMAPEVVKNERYTFSPDWWALGCLLYEMIAGQSPFQQRKKKIKREEVERLVKEVPEEYSERFSPQARSLCSQLLCKDPAERLGCRGGSAREVKEHPLFKKLNFKRLGAGMLEPPFKPDPQAIYCKDVLDIEQFSTVKGVELEPTDQDFYQKFATGSVPIPWQNEMVETECFQELNVFGLDGSVPPDLDWKGQPPAPPKKGLLQRLFSRQDCCGNCSDSEEELPTRL; from the exons GCCGAGTATGAAGTGACCCCGGATGAGAAGCGGAAGGCATGTGGGCGGCGGCTAATGCAGAATTTTCTGAGCCACACG GGTCCTGACCTCATCCCTGAGGTCCCCCGGCAGCTGGTGACGAACTGCACCCAGCGGCTGGAGCAGGGTCCCTGCAAAGACCTTTTCCAGGAACTCACCCG GCTGACCCACGAGTACCTGAGCGTGGCCCCTTTTGCCGACTACCTCGACAGCATCTACTTCAACCGTTTCCTGCAGTGGAAGTGGCTGGAAAG GCAGCCAGTGACCAAAAACACCTTCAGGCAGTACCGAGTCCTGGGCAAAGGTGGCTTTGGGGAG GTGTGCGCCTGCCAGGTGCGGGCCACAGGTAAGATGTATGCCTGCAAGAAGCTAGAGAAAAAGCGGATCAAGAAGCGGAAAGGGGAGGCCATGGCGCTGAACGAGAAGCAGATCCTGGAGAAAGTGAACAGTAGGTTTGTA GTGAGCTTGGCCTACGCCTATGAGACCAAGGACGCGCTGTGCCTGGTGCTGACACTGATGAACGGGGGCGACCTCAAGTTCCACATCTACCACATGGGCCAGGCTGGCTTCCCCGAAGCGCGGGCCGTCTTCTACGCCGCCGAGATCTGCTGTGGCCTGGAGGACCTGCACCGGGAGCGCATCGTGTACAG GGACCTGAAGCCAGAGAACATCTTGCTGGATGACCACG GCCACATCCGCATCTCTGACCTGGGACTAGCTGTGCACGTGCCCGAGGGCCAGACCATCAAAGGCCGTGTGGGCACCGTGGGTTACATGG CTCCGGAGGTGGTGAAGAATGAACGGTACACGTTCAGCCCTGACTGGTGGGCGCTCGGCTGCCTCCTGTACGAGATGATCGCAGGCCAGTCGCCCTTCcagcagaggaagaagaagatCAAGCGGGAGGAGGTGGAGCGGCTGGTGAAGGAGGTCCCCGAGGAGTATTCCGAGCGCTTTTCCCCGCAGGCCCGCTCACTTTGCTCACAG CTCCTCTGCAAGGACCCTGCCGAACGCCTGGGGTGTCGTGGGGGCAGTGCCCGTGAGGTGAAGGAGCACCCCCTCTTTAAGAAGCTGAACTTCAAGCGGCTGGGAGCTGGCATGCTGGAGCCGCCCTTCAAGCCTGAC CCCCAGGCCATTTACTGCAAGGATGTTCTGGACATTGAACAGTTCTCTACGGTCAAGGGCGTGGAGCTGGAGCCTACCGACCAGGACTTCTACCAGAAGTTTGCCACAGGCAGTGTGCCCATCCCCTGGCAGAACGAG ATGGTGGAGACCGAGTGCTTCCAGGAGCTGAATGTCTTTGGGCTGGATGGCTCAGTTCCCCCAGACCTGGACTGGAAGGGCCAGCCACCTGCACCTCCTAAAAAGGGACTGCTGCAGAGACTCTTCAGCCGCCAA GATTGCTGTGGAAACTGCAGCGACAGCGAGGAAGAGCTCCCCACCCGCCTCTAG
- the GRK6 gene encoding G protein-coupled receptor kinase 6 isoform X1, with the protein MELENIVANTVLLKAREGGGGNRKGKSKKWRQMLQFPHISQCEELRLSLERDYHSLCERQPIGRLLFREFCATRPELSRCIAFLDGVAEYEVTPDEKRKACGRRLMQNFLSHTGPDLIPEVPRQLVTNCTQRLEQGPCKDLFQELTRLTHEYLSVAPFADYLDSIYFNRFLQWKWLERQPVTKNTFRQYRVLGKGGFGEVCACQVRATGKMYACKKLEKKRIKKRKGEAMALNEKQILEKVNSRFVVSLAYAYETKDALCLVLTLMNGGDLKFHIYHMGQAGFPEARAVFYAAEICCGLEDLHRERIVYRDLKPENILLDDHGHIRISDLGLAVHVPEGQTIKGRVGTVGYMAPEVVKNERYTFSPDWWALGCLLYEMIAGQSPFQQRKKKIKREEVERLVKEVPEEYSERFSPQARSLCSQLLCKDPAERLGCRGGSAREVKEHPLFKKLNFKRLGAGMLEPPFKPDPQAIYCKDVLDIEQFSTVKGVELEPTDQDFYQKFATGSVPIPWQNEMVETECFQELNVFGLDGSVPPDLDWKGQPPAPPKKGLLQRLFSRQDCCGNCSDSEEELPTRL; encoded by the exons AGCGTGACTATCACAGCCTGTGCGAGCGGCAGCCCATTGGGCGCCTGCTGTTCCGAGAGTTCTGTGCCACGAGGCCGGAGCTGAGCCGCTGCATCGCCTTCCTGGATGGGGTG GCCGAGTATGAAGTGACCCCGGATGAGAAGCGGAAGGCATGTGGGCGGCGGCTAATGCAGAATTTTCTGAGCCACACG GGTCCTGACCTCATCCCTGAGGTCCCCCGGCAGCTGGTGACGAACTGCACCCAGCGGCTGGAGCAGGGTCCCTGCAAAGACCTTTTCCAGGAACTCACCCG GCTGACCCACGAGTACCTGAGCGTGGCCCCTTTTGCCGACTACCTCGACAGCATCTACTTCAACCGTTTCCTGCAGTGGAAGTGGCTGGAAAG GCAGCCAGTGACCAAAAACACCTTCAGGCAGTACCGAGTCCTGGGCAAAGGTGGCTTTGGGGAG GTGTGCGCCTGCCAGGTGCGGGCCACAGGTAAGATGTATGCCTGCAAGAAGCTAGAGAAAAAGCGGATCAAGAAGCGGAAAGGGGAGGCCATGGCGCTGAACGAGAAGCAGATCCTGGAGAAAGTGAACAGTAGGTTTGTA GTGAGCTTGGCCTACGCCTATGAGACCAAGGACGCGCTGTGCCTGGTGCTGACACTGATGAACGGGGGCGACCTCAAGTTCCACATCTACCACATGGGCCAGGCTGGCTTCCCCGAAGCGCGGGCCGTCTTCTACGCCGCCGAGATCTGCTGTGGCCTGGAGGACCTGCACCGGGAGCGCATCGTGTACAG GGACCTGAAGCCAGAGAACATCTTGCTGGATGACCACG GCCACATCCGCATCTCTGACCTGGGACTAGCTGTGCACGTGCCCGAGGGCCAGACCATCAAAGGCCGTGTGGGCACCGTGGGTTACATGG CTCCGGAGGTGGTGAAGAATGAACGGTACACGTTCAGCCCTGACTGGTGGGCGCTCGGCTGCCTCCTGTACGAGATGATCGCAGGCCAGTCGCCCTTCcagcagaggaagaagaagatCAAGCGGGAGGAGGTGGAGCGGCTGGTGAAGGAGGTCCCCGAGGAGTATTCCGAGCGCTTTTCCCCGCAGGCCCGCTCACTTTGCTCACAG CTCCTCTGCAAGGACCCTGCCGAACGCCTGGGGTGTCGTGGGGGCAGTGCCCGTGAGGTGAAGGAGCACCCCCTCTTTAAGAAGCTGAACTTCAAGCGGCTGGGAGCTGGCATGCTGGAGCCGCCCTTCAAGCCTGAC CCCCAGGCCATTTACTGCAAGGATGTTCTGGACATTGAACAGTTCTCTACGGTCAAGGGCGTGGAGCTGGAGCCTACCGACCAGGACTTCTACCAGAAGTTTGCCACAGGCAGTGTGCCCATCCCCTGGCAGAACGAG ATGGTGGAGACCGAGTGCTTCCAGGAGCTGAATGTCTTTGGGCTGGATGGCTCAGTTCCCCCAGACCTGGACTGGAAGGGCCAGCCACCTGCACCTCCTAAAAAGGGACTGCTGCAGAGACTCTTCAGCCGCCAA GATTGCTGTGGAAACTGCAGCGACAGCGAGGAAGAGCTCCCCACCCGCCTCTAG
- the GRK6 gene encoding G protein-coupled receptor kinase 6 isoform X3: protein MLQFPHISQCEELRLSLERDYHSLCERQPIGRLLFREFCATRPELSRCIAFLDGVAEYEVTPDEKRKACGRRLMQNFLSHTGPDLIPEVPRQLVTNCTQRLEQGPCKDLFQELTRLTHEYLSVAPFADYLDSIYFNRFLQWKWLERQPVTKNTFRQYRVLGKGGFGEVCACQVRATGKMYACKKLEKKRIKKRKGEAMALNEKQILEKVNSRFVVSLAYAYETKDALCLVLTLMNGGDLKFHIYHMGQAGFPEARAVFYAAEICCGLEDLHRERIVYRDLKPENILLDDHGHIRISDLGLAVHVPEGQTIKGRVGTVGYMAPEVVKNERYTFSPDWWALGCLLYEMIAGQSPFQQRKKKIKREEVERLVKEVPEEYSERFSPQARSLCSQLLCKDPAERLGCRGGSAREVKEHPLFKKLNFKRLGAGMLEPPFKPDPQAIYCKDVLDIEQFSTVKGVELEPTDQDFYQKFATGSVPIPWQNEMVETECFQELNVFGLDGSVPPDLDWKGQPPAPPKKGLLQRLFSRQRIAVETAATARKSSPPASSPQPEAPTSSWR, encoded by the exons AGCGTGACTATCACAGCCTGTGCGAGCGGCAGCCCATTGGGCGCCTGCTGTTCCGAGAGTTCTGTGCCACGAGGCCGGAGCTGAGCCGCTGCATCGCCTTCCTGGATGGGGTG GCCGAGTATGAAGTGACCCCGGATGAGAAGCGGAAGGCATGTGGGCGGCGGCTAATGCAGAATTTTCTGAGCCACACG GGTCCTGACCTCATCCCTGAGGTCCCCCGGCAGCTGGTGACGAACTGCACCCAGCGGCTGGAGCAGGGTCCCTGCAAAGACCTTTTCCAGGAACTCACCCG GCTGACCCACGAGTACCTGAGCGTGGCCCCTTTTGCCGACTACCTCGACAGCATCTACTTCAACCGTTTCCTGCAGTGGAAGTGGCTGGAAAG GCAGCCAGTGACCAAAAACACCTTCAGGCAGTACCGAGTCCTGGGCAAAGGTGGCTTTGGGGAG GTGTGCGCCTGCCAGGTGCGGGCCACAGGTAAGATGTATGCCTGCAAGAAGCTAGAGAAAAAGCGGATCAAGAAGCGGAAAGGGGAGGCCATGGCGCTGAACGAGAAGCAGATCCTGGAGAAAGTGAACAGTAGGTTTGTA GTGAGCTTGGCCTACGCCTATGAGACCAAGGACGCGCTGTGCCTGGTGCTGACACTGATGAACGGGGGCGACCTCAAGTTCCACATCTACCACATGGGCCAGGCTGGCTTCCCCGAAGCGCGGGCCGTCTTCTACGCCGCCGAGATCTGCTGTGGCCTGGAGGACCTGCACCGGGAGCGCATCGTGTACAG GGACCTGAAGCCAGAGAACATCTTGCTGGATGACCACG GCCACATCCGCATCTCTGACCTGGGACTAGCTGTGCACGTGCCCGAGGGCCAGACCATCAAAGGCCGTGTGGGCACCGTGGGTTACATGG CTCCGGAGGTGGTGAAGAATGAACGGTACACGTTCAGCCCTGACTGGTGGGCGCTCGGCTGCCTCCTGTACGAGATGATCGCAGGCCAGTCGCCCTTCcagcagaggaagaagaagatCAAGCGGGAGGAGGTGGAGCGGCTGGTGAAGGAGGTCCCCGAGGAGTATTCCGAGCGCTTTTCCCCGCAGGCCCGCTCACTTTGCTCACAG CTCCTCTGCAAGGACCCTGCCGAACGCCTGGGGTGTCGTGGGGGCAGTGCCCGTGAGGTGAAGGAGCACCCCCTCTTTAAGAAGCTGAACTTCAAGCGGCTGGGAGCTGGCATGCTGGAGCCGCCCTTCAAGCCTGAC CCCCAGGCCATTTACTGCAAGGATGTTCTGGACATTGAACAGTTCTCTACGGTCAAGGGCGTGGAGCTGGAGCCTACCGACCAGGACTTCTACCAGAAGTTTGCCACAGGCAGTGTGCCCATCCCCTGGCAGAACGAG ATGGTGGAGACCGAGTGCTTCCAGGAGCTGAATGTCTTTGGGCTGGATGGCTCAGTTCCCCCAGACCTGGACTGGAAGGGCCAGCCACCTGCACCTCCTAAAAAGGGACTGCTGCAGAGACTCTTCAGCCGCCAA AGGATTGCTGTGGAAACTGCAGCGACAGCGAGGAAGAGCTCCCCACCCGCCTCTAGCCCCCAGCCCGAGGCCCCCACCAGCAGTTGGCGGTAG
- the GRK6 gene encoding G protein-coupled receptor kinase 6 isoform X2, with the protein MPHPCALGLWTQQLPSLPTERDYHSLCERQPIGRLLFREFCATRPELSRCIAFLDGVAEYEVTPDEKRKACGRRLMQNFLSHTGPDLIPEVPRQLVTNCTQRLEQGPCKDLFQELTRLTHEYLSVAPFADYLDSIYFNRFLQWKWLERQPVTKNTFRQYRVLGKGGFGEVCACQVRATGKMYACKKLEKKRIKKRKGEAMALNEKQILEKVNSRFVVSLAYAYETKDALCLVLTLMNGGDLKFHIYHMGQAGFPEARAVFYAAEICCGLEDLHRERIVYRDLKPENILLDDHGHIRISDLGLAVHVPEGQTIKGRVGTVGYMAPEVVKNERYTFSPDWWALGCLLYEMIAGQSPFQQRKKKIKREEVERLVKEVPEEYSERFSPQARSLCSQLLCKDPAERLGCRGGSAREVKEHPLFKKLNFKRLGAGMLEPPFKPDPQAIYCKDVLDIEQFSTVKGVELEPTDQDFYQKFATGSVPIPWQNEMVETECFQELNVFGLDGSVPPDLDWKGQPPAPPKKGLLQRLFSRQRIAVETAATARKSSPPASSPQPEAPTSSWR; encoded by the exons ATGCCCCACCCATGTGCTCTGGGGCTGTGGACCCAGCAGCTTCCATCACTGCCCACAGAGCGTGACTATCACAGCCTGTGCGAGCGGCAGCCCATTGGGCGCCTGCTGTTCCGAGAGTTCTGTGCCACGAGGCCGGAGCTGAGCCGCTGCATCGCCTTCCTGGATGGGGTG GCCGAGTATGAAGTGACCCCGGATGAGAAGCGGAAGGCATGTGGGCGGCGGCTAATGCAGAATTTTCTGAGCCACACG GGTCCTGACCTCATCCCTGAGGTCCCCCGGCAGCTGGTGACGAACTGCACCCAGCGGCTGGAGCAGGGTCCCTGCAAAGACCTTTTCCAGGAACTCACCCG GCTGACCCACGAGTACCTGAGCGTGGCCCCTTTTGCCGACTACCTCGACAGCATCTACTTCAACCGTTTCCTGCAGTGGAAGTGGCTGGAAAG GCAGCCAGTGACCAAAAACACCTTCAGGCAGTACCGAGTCCTGGGCAAAGGTGGCTTTGGGGAG GTGTGCGCCTGCCAGGTGCGGGCCACAGGTAAGATGTATGCCTGCAAGAAGCTAGAGAAAAAGCGGATCAAGAAGCGGAAAGGGGAGGCCATGGCGCTGAACGAGAAGCAGATCCTGGAGAAAGTGAACAGTAGGTTTGTA GTGAGCTTGGCCTACGCCTATGAGACCAAGGACGCGCTGTGCCTGGTGCTGACACTGATGAACGGGGGCGACCTCAAGTTCCACATCTACCACATGGGCCAGGCTGGCTTCCCCGAAGCGCGGGCCGTCTTCTACGCCGCCGAGATCTGCTGTGGCCTGGAGGACCTGCACCGGGAGCGCATCGTGTACAG GGACCTGAAGCCAGAGAACATCTTGCTGGATGACCACG GCCACATCCGCATCTCTGACCTGGGACTAGCTGTGCACGTGCCCGAGGGCCAGACCATCAAAGGCCGTGTGGGCACCGTGGGTTACATGG CTCCGGAGGTGGTGAAGAATGAACGGTACACGTTCAGCCCTGACTGGTGGGCGCTCGGCTGCCTCCTGTACGAGATGATCGCAGGCCAGTCGCCCTTCcagcagaggaagaagaagatCAAGCGGGAGGAGGTGGAGCGGCTGGTGAAGGAGGTCCCCGAGGAGTATTCCGAGCGCTTTTCCCCGCAGGCCCGCTCACTTTGCTCACAG CTCCTCTGCAAGGACCCTGCCGAACGCCTGGGGTGTCGTGGGGGCAGTGCCCGTGAGGTGAAGGAGCACCCCCTCTTTAAGAAGCTGAACTTCAAGCGGCTGGGAGCTGGCATGCTGGAGCCGCCCTTCAAGCCTGAC CCCCAGGCCATTTACTGCAAGGATGTTCTGGACATTGAACAGTTCTCTACGGTCAAGGGCGTGGAGCTGGAGCCTACCGACCAGGACTTCTACCAGAAGTTTGCCACAGGCAGTGTGCCCATCCCCTGGCAGAACGAG ATGGTGGAGACCGAGTGCTTCCAGGAGCTGAATGTCTTTGGGCTGGATGGCTCAGTTCCCCCAGACCTGGACTGGAAGGGCCAGCCACCTGCACCTCCTAAAAAGGGACTGCTGCAGAGACTCTTCAGCCGCCAA AGGATTGCTGTGGAAACTGCAGCGACAGCGAGGAAGAGCTCCCCACCCGCCTCTAGCCCCCAGCCCGAGGCCCCCACCAGCAGTTGGCGGTAG